The Candidatus Edwardsbacteria bacterium genome contains the following window.
TCCAGGGCCGCTTTGACCCGATTTTCGTGCCCGGCGTAGGTATGTATGACGTACCAGCGCATTGCCATTTAAAATCGGCCCAGAAAAAATGTTACGCCCACCGACAGCAACCGGTCGATGACCCCGATAAAAGCGGTCACCACCAGCGACACCACGCCCACCACGATGGTGGACTGAACCAGCTCGTCGCGGCTGGGCCAGCTGACCTTGGTGAACTCGACCCTGACGTCCTTTACGAACTGCACTATTTTATTGAACATAATTTTATCTTCCCTTCGATTGAACCGATCCCTTTTGTTTTTGAAACCTGTCAACCGGAATGGCAGGCCAGGAGGGACTTGAACCCCCAGCATCCGGTTTTGGAGACCGGCGCTCTACCATTGGAGCTACTGGCCTTCGCCTTTGGATTATCTGGTTTCTTTATGAGCGGTGTGTTTTCTGCAAAACCGGCAGTATTT
Protein-coding sequences here:
- the secE gene encoding preprotein translocase subunit SecE, which codes for MFNKIVQFVKDVRVEFTKVSWPSRDELVQSTIVVGVVSLVVTAFIGVIDRLLSVGVTFFLGRF